ATCTGGAGAATTTCTCCGGCAAATTTGAGACGGTTTATAAACCTGCTCAGTCTGGAGAAATTGTTTTTAACTCAGAGGCTTGCGGTAAATTTGAACTCGTTGTAAATGGCGATACAATTACCAGAATTCGTATGTGGAGGCCACTTCCAAAACATGTTGCCCTGAAAGTTGAAAAGGGGAAGGAATATAAGATTGAAGCTTATTTCTGCCAGGTGGAAAACTGGAGGGCAAGCCTTAACCTGAATTTTGGAAAAGAAGTGCCCGTTAAGTTTGATGATCTGATCAATAAATTGAAAGGTGTGGACGTGGTGATTTTTGCAGGGGGTATCTCTTCCAAACTTGAAGGAGAGGAGATGCCTGTTGATTTACCCGGATTCAAGGGGGGCGACCGTACGGATATTGAATTGCCTGAGGTACAGCGCAATTGCCTGATGGCATTGAAAAAGGCTGGGAAGAAGGTTGTTTTTGTGAATTGTTCCGGTTCGGCTATGGGCCTGGTCCCGGAGACAAAAAGCTGTGATGCTATCCTCCAGGCCTGGTATGCCGGTGAATCCGGAGGTCAGGCAATAGCTGATGTGCTTTTCGGGGATTATAATCCATCCGGTAAATTACCTGTTACATTCTATAAAAACATAAAACAGTTGCCTGCTTTCGAGGATTATTCCATGAAAGGACGTACTTATCGCTATATGTCTGATCCTTTGTTCCCATTTGGCTTTGGACTGAGTTATACCAATTTTTTAATTGGCAACGCAAAACTAAATACTGCAAGTATTAAAGCCAATGAAAATTTAGAACTTACTGTGCCGGTAATAAATGCCGGAAAACGTAACGGGACTGAAATTGTTCAGGTTTATGTGCATAAGGTAAACGATAACGATGGCGCGATTAAAACTTTAAGAGGGTTTCAAAGGGTTGATGTAGTTGCAGGGAAATCTGCTCAGGCAGTAATCAATTTACCCTATTCTTCCTTCGAATTTTTCGACCGTGCCAGCGGGAAAATGGCTGTAAGTGCAGGAGACTATGAGGTTATGTACGGAAATAGTTCGGATGCCAAAGACCTGAAGATTTTAAAAGTAACCGTTTTATAATTTATGTTCTTAACAT
This region of Bacteroidota bacterium genomic DNA includes:
- a CDS encoding glycoside hydrolase family 3 C-terminal domain-containing protein, yielding LENFSGKFETVYKPAQSGEIVFNSEACGKFELVVNGDTITRIRMWRPLPKHVALKVEKGKEYKIEAYFCQVENWRASLNLNFGKEVPVKFDDLINKLKGVDVVIFAGGISSKLEGEEMPVDLPGFKGGDRTDIELPEVQRNCLMALKKAGKKVVFVNCSGSAMGLVPETKSCDAILQAWYAGESGGQAIADVLFGDYNPSGKLPVTFYKNIKQLPAFEDYSMKGRTYRYMSDPLFPFGFGLSYTNFLIGNAKLNTASIKANENLELTVPVINAGKRNGTEIVQVYVHKVNDNDGAIKTLRGFQRVDVVAGKSAQAVINLPYSSFEFFDRASGKMAVSAGDYEVMYGNSSDAKDLKILKVTVL